From one Geoalkalibacter halelectricus genomic stretch:
- the groL gene encoding chaperonin GroEL (60 kDa chaperone family; promotes refolding of misfolded polypeptides especially under stressful conditions; forms two stacked rings of heptamers to form a barrel-shaped 14mer; ends can be capped by GroES; misfolded proteins enter the barrel where they are refolded when GroES binds) — protein MAAKEIKFGQDARAKILTGVNTLANAVKVTLGPKGRNVVIEKSFGAPLITKDGVTVAKEIELEDKFENMGVQLVKEVASKTSDVAGDGTTTATVLAQAVYREGVKLVTAGHNPMEIKRGIDKAVEACVGALKELSKPIKDHKEIAQVGTISANGDATIGNILAEAMEKVGKEGVITVEEAKSMETTLETVEGMQFDRGYLSPYFVTDAERMETVIEDALILIHDKKVSNMRDLLPVLEPVAKQGRPLLIIAEDVEGEALATLVVNKLRGTLNVAAVKAPGFGDRRKAMLEDIAVLTGGKVISEEIGFKLENATLDMLGRAKRIVIDKDNTTIIDGAGAEADIEGRVKQIRAQIEETTSDYDREKLQERLAKLVGGVAVVKVGAATETEMKEKKARVEDALHATRAAVEEGIVPGGGVAMIRVIAALDNLKVEGEQAFGVKIVRRALEEPLRQISANAGMEGSIVVNKVMGEKGAYGFDAATDTYCDMLEAGIIDPTKVARYALQNAASVAGLMLTTEACVAEAPKGEEKMPAMPGGMGGMGGMGGMDMM, from the coding sequence ATGGCAGCAAAAGAAATCAAATTCGGGCAGGACGCCCGCGCCAAGATTCTCACCGGGGTCAACACCCTGGCCAACGCCGTCAAGGTGACTCTCGGTCCCAAGGGCCGCAACGTGGTCATCGAAAAATCCTTCGGCGCTCCCCTGATCACCAAGGACGGCGTCACCGTCGCCAAGGAAATCGAGCTTGAGGACAAGTTCGAGAACATGGGCGTGCAGTTGGTCAAGGAAGTCGCCTCCAAGACCTCCGACGTCGCCGGCGACGGCACCACCACCGCCACCGTGCTCGCCCAGGCCGTCTATCGTGAAGGCGTCAAGCTGGTCACCGCCGGCCACAATCCCATGGAAATCAAGCGCGGCATCGACAAGGCCGTGGAAGCCTGCGTCGGCGCCCTGAAAGAACTGTCCAAGCCCATCAAGGACCACAAGGAGATCGCCCAGGTCGGCACCATCTCCGCCAACGGCGACGCCACCATCGGCAACATCCTCGCCGAAGCCATGGAGAAAGTCGGCAAGGAAGGCGTCATCACCGTCGAGGAAGCCAAGTCCATGGAAACCACCCTGGAGACCGTCGAGGGCATGCAGTTCGACCGCGGCTACCTCTCCCCCTACTTCGTCACCGACGCCGAGCGCATGGAGACCGTCATCGAGGACGCCCTGATCCTCATCCATGACAAGAAGGTCAGCAACATGCGCGACCTGCTGCCGGTGCTCGAGCCGGTGGCCAAGCAGGGCCGTCCCCTGCTGATCATCGCCGAGGACGTCGAGGGCGAGGCGCTGGCCACCCTGGTGGTCAACAAGCTGCGCGGCACCCTCAACGTGGCCGCCGTCAAGGCCCCCGGCTTCGGCGATCGCCGCAAGGCCATGCTTGAAGACATCGCCGTGCTCACCGGCGGCAAGGTGATCAGCGAAGAGATCGGTTTCAAGCTCGAGAACGCCACCCTCGACATGCTCGGTCGCGCCAAGCGCATCGTCATCGACAAGGACAACACCACCATCATCGACGGCGCCGGTGCCGAGGCCGATATCGAGGGTCGCGTCAAGCAGATCCGCGCACAGATCGAGGAAACCACCAGCGACTATGATCGTGAGAAGCTCCAGGAGCGCCTCGCCAAGCTGGTCGGCGGCGTCGCCGTGGTGAAAGTCGGTGCCGCAACCGAAACCGAAATGAAGGAAAAGAAAGCCCGCGTCGAGGACGCCCTGCACGCCACCCGTGCGGCCGTCGAAGAGGGCATCGTCCCTGGCGGCGGCGTGGCCATGATCCGCGTCATCGCGGCCCTGGACAACCTCAAGGTCGAAGGCGAGCAGGCTTTCGGCGTCAAGATCGTACGCCGCGCCCTTGAGGAGCCCCTGCGTCAGATTTCCGCCAACGCCGGTATGGAAGGCTCCATCGTCGTCAACAAGGTTATGGGCGAAAAAGGTGCCTATGGCTTCGACGCTGCGACCGACACCTACTGCGACATGCTCGAAGCGGGTATCATCGACCCCACCAAGGTTGCCCGCTATGCCCTGCAGAACGCCGCCTCCGTGGCCGGCTTGATGCTGACCACCGAAGCCTGCGTGGCCGAAGCGCCCAAGGGCGAAGAAAAGATGCCCGCAATGCCCGGCGGTATGGGCGGCATGGGCGGCATGGGCGGCATGGACATGATGTAA
- the groES gene encoding co-chaperone GroES → MNIRPLHDRIIVERLEEETKTAGGLIIPDTAKEKPQQGQVVAVGHGKKTEDGKVLPLDVKVGDKVLFGKYAGTEIKIEGKEYLMMREDDILGVIEK, encoded by the coding sequence ATGAACATCAGACCGTTGCACGACCGGATCATTGTGGAGAGGCTTGAAGAAGAGACCAAAACCGCCGGTGGCTTGATCATTCCCGACACCGCCAAGGAAAAGCCCCAGCAGGGTCAGGTCGTCGCCGTGGGTCACGGCAAGAAGACCGAAGACGGCAAAGTGCTGCCCCTGGATGTCAAGGTCGGCGACAAGGTGCTGTTCGGCAAGTATGCCGGCACGGAAATCAAGATCGAAGGCAAGGAGTATCTGATGATGCGCGAGGACGACATCCTCGGCGTCATCGAAAAGTAA
- a CDS encoding pyridoxal-phosphate-dependent aminotransferase family protein produces the protein MHKKLYIPGPVEVAPDVMEAMCAPMIGHRMKEYALVHEKVTRALKQLLNTQEPVFLSTSSAFGVMEGAVRNLVQKRCACFGNGAFSSKWHDVTRRCGIEADLFSASWGEPISATLVDQALRTGKYDAMTMVHNETSTGVMSPLEEIAEVMKNYPQVSFIVDTVSSMSAVPLDLERLGTDVCLAGVQKAFGLPPGLAVFAVSRRALGKARSTPNRGYYFDFDEFEQNDLKHNTPSTPCISLIYALAHQLDKMFAEGLEQRYARHARMAEATRAWVQDQGFGLFAAAGARSQTLTCARNDERTDLEVLKKLAAERGYAIDNGYGKIKNQTFRIPHMADMTLEDLEELFTLLEELLPQARK, from the coding sequence ATGCACAAAAAGCTCTACATTCCCGGCCCGGTGGAGGTCGCTCCCGATGTCATGGAAGCCATGTGCGCCCCCATGATCGGCCACCGCATGAAAGAATACGCCCTGGTGCACGAAAAGGTGACCCGGGCCCTCAAGCAGTTGCTCAACACCCAGGAGCCGGTGTTTCTCTCCACCTCGAGCGCCTTCGGCGTCATGGAGGGCGCGGTGCGCAATCTGGTGCAGAAACGCTGCGCCTGCTTCGGCAACGGCGCCTTCAGCAGCAAATGGCACGACGTCACCCGCCGCTGCGGCATCGAGGCCGACCTGTTCAGCGCTTCCTGGGGCGAACCCATCAGCGCCACCCTGGTCGACCAAGCCTTGCGCACCGGCAAGTACGACGCCATGACAATGGTGCACAACGAGACCTCCACCGGGGTGATGTCGCCCCTGGAGGAAATCGCCGAGGTCATGAAAAACTATCCGCAGGTCTCCTTTATCGTGGATACGGTCTCGTCCATGAGCGCGGTACCCCTGGATCTAGAGCGCCTGGGAACGGATGTGTGCCTCGCCGGGGTCCAGAAAGCCTTCGGGCTGCCGCCGGGGCTGGCGGTGTTTGCCGTTTCGCGACGAGCCCTCGGCAAAGCCCGCTCCACCCCCAATCGCGGCTACTATTTCGATTTCGATGAATTCGAGCAGAACGATCTCAAGCACAACACGCCGAGCACCCCCTGCATCAGCCTGATTTATGCCCTGGCACACCAGCTCGACAAGATGTTCGCCGAAGGCCTTGAGCAGCGCTATGCCCGCCATGCACGCATGGCCGAGGCGACCCGCGCCTGGGTGCAGGACCAGGGCTTTGGCCTGTTCGCCGCCGCGGGGGCGCGCTCCCAGACCCTGACCTGCGCGCGCAACGACGAGCGCACCGACCTCGAAGTGCTCAAAAAGCTGGCCGCCGAGCGTGGTTACGCCATCGACAACGGCTATGGCAAGATCAAAAACCAGACTTTTCGCATCCCCCACATGGCGGATATGACCCTCGAGGATCTGGAGGAACTCTTCACGCTGCTCGAAGAGTTGCTGCCCCAGGCCCGAAAATAG
- the def gene encoding peptide deformylase: MALRKILHYPEPLLREVSQPVTEFDAELRELARDMAETMYAAPGVGLAAPQVGVLKRLIVLDCSPQDEERRLIVAVNPEILSATDEINEEEGCLSVPGYYARVVRSPEVRVRFLDLEGEAVEMTAGGLLAVAFQHEIDHLNGVLFVDHLSSLKKGLFKKKYKKIMEKKQEEL, from the coding sequence ATGGCCCTTCGTAAAATTCTGCACTACCCCGAACCGCTCTTGCGCGAGGTTTCGCAGCCGGTCACCGAGTTCGACGCCGAGCTCCGCGAACTGGCGCGCGACATGGCGGAAACCATGTACGCCGCCCCCGGCGTCGGCCTGGCGGCACCTCAGGTCGGCGTTCTCAAGCGGCTGATCGTCCTCGACTGCTCGCCCCAGGACGAGGAGCGCCGGCTGATCGTCGCGGTGAATCCGGAAATTCTTTCCGCAACCGACGAGATCAACGAGGAGGAGGGCTGCCTGTCGGTACCCGGGTATTACGCCCGCGTGGTGCGCAGCCCCGAGGTCCGGGTGCGATTTCTCGACCTTGAGGGCGAGGCGGTGGAAATGACGGCCGGCGGGCTGCTCGCGGTGGCCTTTCAGCATGAGATTGACCACCTCAACGGCGTGCTGTTCGTCGACCACCTCTCCTCGCTGAAAAAAGGTCTGTTCAAGAAAAAATACAAAAAAATCATGGAGAAAAAGCAGGAGGAGCTGTGA
- the fmt gene encoding methionyl-tRNA formyltransferase, with protein sequence MGTPDFALATLQGLIDAGLHLVGAYTQPDRPKGRGKQLAPPPVKILADKHGIPVFQPAKLRRPEAVEELRALAPDLIVVVAYGQILPQSVLDIPRYGCINVHASLLPRHRGAAPINKAIVDGDQETGITTMLMDAGLDTGDMLVKRTLAIGPDETAGELHDRLAALGRETMEETLRLLCEGSLRPEKQDDALSTYAPMLKKEDGSIDWTRSAQDLHNQVRGLDPWPGAYTLLDGEVLRLAQTRPEPGSGTPGTVMAADGTGVLIGCGTGLLRVGALQLPGRKRLPAADFLRGTPLSAGTKLG encoded by the coding sequence ATGGGCACGCCCGATTTCGCCCTGGCGACCCTGCAAGGCTTGATCGACGCCGGCCTGCACCTGGTCGGCGCCTACACCCAGCCCGATCGCCCCAAGGGCCGCGGCAAGCAGTTGGCGCCGCCGCCGGTAAAGATTCTTGCCGACAAACACGGCATCCCCGTATTTCAGCCCGCCAAACTGCGCCGCCCCGAGGCCGTGGAGGAGCTGCGCGCCCTCGCGCCGGATCTGATCGTCGTTGTGGCCTACGGCCAGATTCTGCCGCAAAGCGTGCTTGATATCCCCCGCTACGGCTGCATCAATGTCCACGCCAGCCTGCTGCCCCGCCACCGTGGCGCGGCGCCCATCAACAAGGCGATCGTGGACGGCGATCAGGAAACCGGCATCACCACCATGCTCATGGATGCCGGCCTGGATACCGGTGACATGCTGGTCAAGCGCACCCTTGCCATCGGGCCGGACGAAACCGCCGGAGAGCTTCACGACCGCCTCGCCGCGCTCGGCCGCGAGACCATGGAGGAGACCCTGCGGCTTCTTTGTGAAGGCAGCCTGCGCCCGGAAAAACAAGACGACGCCCTGAGCACCTACGCGCCCATGCTTAAAAAGGAAGACGGATCGATCGACTGGACCCGCTCGGCCCAGGACCTGCACAACCAGGTGCGCGGCCTCGATCCCTGGCCGGGTGCCTACACCCTGCTTGACGGCGAGGTGCTGCGCCTGGCGCAAACCCGCCCGGAACCAGGCAGCGGCACACCCGGCACGGTCATGGCCGCGGATGGCACCGGGGTGCTGATCGGCTGCGGAACGGGCCTTCTGCGTGTCGGCGCCTTGCAGCTGCCGGGCCGCAAGCGCCTGCCGGCCGCGGACTTTCTGCGCGGCACGCCGCTTAGTGCCGGAACCAAGCTCGGCTGA
- a CDS encoding DUF116 domain-containing protein: MSDSSSPQSRLQPRKRVFIGLLSGLCALVLGLAVLLWWAPSVGLANIHPVLPVVLGVVLATLSFCIVGGLLLLVATLLTGRDLFFSERLRRVVIKYLFPGIIGLGRLLGMDRDTLHQSFIALNNQLVRAKKLRVGAGQVLILLPHCIQLFDCGIKITGDVSKCTGCGRCDIKGLVEIATERGIDIAVATGGTLARKIIVDKRPRLIVAVACERDLTSGIRDAYPLPVIGILNERPHGPCFNTQIVLAQVREALDQCVVR, translated from the coding sequence GTGAGCGATTCTTCCTCCCCGCAAAGCAGACTCCAACCTCGCAAGCGGGTTTTCATCGGCCTTCTCAGCGGCCTCTGCGCCCTGGTTCTGGGTTTGGCCGTACTGCTCTGGTGGGCCCCAAGCGTCGGTCTGGCCAACATTCATCCGGTTCTTCCGGTCGTTCTCGGGGTGGTGCTGGCCACCCTTTCCTTTTGCATTGTCGGCGGGCTGCTGCTGCTGGTGGCGACCCTGCTGACCGGCCGCGATCTGTTTTTCTCCGAGCGCCTGCGCCGGGTGGTGATCAAATACCTGTTTCCCGGCATCATCGGTCTCGGGCGCCTGCTCGGCATGGATCGCGACACCCTGCACCAATCCTTCATCGCCCTCAACAACCAGTTGGTGCGCGCCAAAAAGCTGCGCGTCGGAGCAGGACAGGTGCTGATCCTGCTGCCGCATTGCATCCAGCTGTTCGATTGCGGCATCAAGATCACCGGCGATGTAAGCAAGTGCACCGGCTGCGGACGCTGCGACATCAAGGGTCTGGTGGAAATCGCCACGGAGCGCGGCATCGACATCGCCGTGGCCACGGGGGGCACCCTGGCGCGCAAGATCATCGTCGACAAACGCCCGCGCTTGATCGTGGCGGTCGCCTGCGAGCGAGATCTGACCTCGGGCATCCGCGACGCCTATCCCCTGCCGGTTATCGGCATTCTCAACGAACGACCCCACGGCCCCTGTTTTAACACCCAGATCGTCCTTGCCCAGGTGCGTGAGGCCCTGGACCAGTGCGTCGTGCGCTGA
- the rsmB gene encoding 16S rRNA (cytosine(967)-C(5))-methyltransferase RsmB codes for MTSPRHAAFDILRQVEDGAFADLALDSALRRLKLNDPRDRALLTELVYGVLRRRGRLDFALSLCCRQPLAKLEPAVLRLLRLGAHQLLHLERIPAHAVLNETVNLARHLGLERATGLINGVLRRLAREQHDLAWPDAATAPRAHLEQALSLPGWLAGYLLDQFGREEACRLAQALLEPAPFTLRANRLKTTRAELLESLAATGHEARATRYAEDGLILEKRGPAALPGDAEGLYQVQDQASQLIAPLLGARASESILDACAAPGGKTTHLAALADNRAKILALDLHPQRVDLINQGAARLGCAGIQARAWDMGHTPDFVPPGSLDRILVDAPCSGLGVLRRNPEIRWRRQHQDLCALAALQSAILAAAAPLLRPGGALLYAVCTFTREETEEVIAAFLEKHPDFVREDLREQAPASWQELFDEHGALRTLPHRHDGMDAFWAVRMRKR; via the coding sequence ATGACTTCGCCACGCCACGCCGCGTTTGACATTCTGCGCCAGGTCGAGGACGGCGCCTTTGCCGATCTGGCCCTCGACAGCGCGCTCAGGCGGCTTAAGCTGAATGATCCGCGCGATCGCGCCCTGCTCACCGAACTGGTCTACGGCGTGCTGCGTCGCCGCGGACGGCTTGATTTCGCCCTGAGCCTCTGCTGTCGCCAGCCCCTGGCCAAGCTGGAACCGGCGGTGCTGCGCCTGCTGCGCCTCGGCGCCCATCAGCTGCTGCACCTGGAACGCATTCCCGCCCACGCCGTGCTCAACGAAACCGTCAACCTGGCCCGCCACCTTGGCCTGGAGCGCGCCACGGGGCTCATCAACGGCGTGCTGCGACGCCTAGCCCGCGAACAGCACGACCTTGCCTGGCCCGATGCCGCAACCGCCCCCCGCGCCCACCTCGAGCAGGCCCTGTCGCTGCCAGGGTGGCTGGCGGGCTACCTGCTCGACCAGTTCGGGCGCGAGGAGGCCTGTCGCCTGGCCCAAGCCCTTCTCGAGCCCGCGCCCTTCACCCTGCGCGCCAATCGCCTCAAAACCACCCGTGCTGAATTGCTCGAAAGCCTTGCCGCGACGGGTCACGAGGCACGCGCCACCCGCTACGCCGAGGATGGACTCATTCTTGAGAAGCGCGGACCCGCCGCCCTGCCGGGTGACGCGGAAGGTCTCTACCAGGTTCAGGATCAGGCCAGCCAGCTCATTGCGCCCCTTCTCGGTGCCCGGGCCAGCGAGAGCATTCTCGACGCCTGCGCCGCGCCGGGCGGCAAAACGACCCATCTCGCCGCCCTCGCCGACAACCGGGCGAAGATTCTCGCCCTGGATCTCCATCCCCAGCGCGTCGACTTGATCAACCAAGGCGCCGCGCGGCTTGGCTGCGCGGGAATCCAGGCGCGCGCCTGGGACATGGGCCACACCCCCGACTTCGTGCCGCCGGGCAGCCTCGACCGTATTCTCGTGGATGCCCCGTGCAGCGGCCTTGGCGTTTTGCGGCGCAATCCAGAAATCCGCTGGCGACGCCAGCACCAGGATCTTTGCGCCTTAGCCGCCCTGCAAAGCGCCATTCTCGCTGCTGCCGCCCCTTTGCTGCGTCCGGGCGGCGCGCTGCTCTACGCGGTCTGCACCTTCACCCGCGAAGAAACCGAAGAGGTCATCGCCGCCTTTCTTGAAAAGCACCCGGACTTCGTCCGCGAGGATTTACGTGAACAGGCTCCAGCTTCCTGGCAGGAACTTTTTGACGAGCACGGCGCCCTGCGCACCCTGCCCCACCGCCACGACGGCATGGATGCCTTTTGGGCGGTGCGGATGAGAAAGCGGTGA
- the rpe gene encoding ribulose-phosphate 3-epimerase encodes MIKIAPSILSADFARLGEEVRAIEAAGADYVHVDVMDGHFVPNLTIGPPVVAALRQVTKLPLDVHLMISNPDAYIPEFAKAGADILTVHQEAGAHLHRSVQLIRSLGKKAGVSINPATPTSALDVILDDLDLVLVMSVNPGFGGQSFIPSALGKISALRREINRRGLQVELEVDGGVKPDNIAEIAAAGADVFVAGSAVFGSGDYAATIAALKRNALSQSA; translated from the coding sequence ATGATCAAAATCGCCCCTTCCATTCTCTCCGCCGACTTCGCCCGCCTGGGTGAGGAGGTGCGGGCCATCGAGGCGGCCGGCGCCGATTACGTGCATGTGGATGTCATGGATGGACACTTCGTGCCCAACCTCACCATCGGCCCGCCGGTGGTCGCGGCCCTACGCCAGGTGACCAAACTGCCCCTGGACGTGCATCTGATGATCTCCAACCCCGACGCCTATATTCCCGAATTCGCCAAGGCTGGGGCCGACATCCTCACCGTGCACCAGGAGGCCGGCGCCCATCTGCATCGCTCGGTGCAACTGATTCGCAGTCTGGGAAAAAAAGCCGGGGTGTCCATCAACCCGGCGACACCGACGAGCGCCCTCGATGTGATTCTCGACGATCTCGATCTCGTGCTAGTGATGAGTGTCAATCCCGGCTTCGGCGGTCAGAGCTTCATCCCCTCGGCCCTGGGCAAGATCAGCGCTCTGCGCCGCGAAATCAACCGGCGCGGCCTGCAGGTCGAGCTTGAAGTCGACGGCGGCGTCAAGCCCGACAACATCGCTGAGATAGCCGCCGCCGGGGCCGATGTGTTCGTCGCCGGCAGCGCGGTTTTCGGCAGCGGCGACTATGCCGCCACCATTGCCGCCCTCAAGCGCAACGCCCTCAGCCAGAGCGCATGA
- a CDS encoding CoA pyrophosphatase produces MRLDPEQVRRALASHAPQRLPRENLAPAAVLVPLFARDGEEQVLFTRRPDTMPHHRGEISFPGGRRQPEDPDLLATALRETEEEMGIAAQDVRILGRLDDFFSVHGYHVTPFVGCFPYPYTFRVNVREVAEVITVPLARLRDPAIFHIEDWSHRGRDYPVHFYQIDHHQIWGLTAAILTQFLDRITAR; encoded by the coding sequence ATGAGACTCGATCCCGAACAGGTACGGAGAGCCCTTGCGAGCCACGCGCCTCAGCGCCTGCCCCGGGAAAATCTCGCGCCGGCAGCGGTACTGGTGCCGCTGTTCGCGCGCGACGGCGAAGAACAAGTTCTTTTTACCCGGCGCCCCGACACCATGCCTCATCACCGAGGTGAAATCTCCTTTCCCGGGGGGCGGCGCCAGCCCGAAGACCCCGACCTGCTGGCTACCGCCCTGCGCGAAACCGAGGAGGAGATGGGCATCGCGGCCCAGGACGTGCGGATTCTGGGACGGCTGGACGATTTTTTTTCGGTGCACGGCTACCATGTCACGCCCTTCGTCGGCTGCTTTCCCTATCCCTACACCTTTCGCGTCAACGTGCGCGAGGTCGCCGAGGTCATCACCGTGCCCCTGGCGCGACTGCGCGATCCGGCGATCTTTCATATCGAGGACTGGAGCCACCGGGGCCGCGACTATCCGGTGCATTTTTACCAAATCGACCACCATCAGATCTGGGGGCTGACCGCGGCGATCCTGACGCAATTTCTCGACCGCATCACCGCGCGCTGA
- a CDS encoding c-type heme family protein, with protein MNFFRNLGLLAKISVIVVAILTLFLGFNALINYRQQKSIILEEALMKARGAAYHAVQAREYLSAEYLEGGIELSRERYGLIPVVASNRIGLLVAQDLGYHIRQTSDRYRNPDNAPDAFEAEALKAFRAEHSLLEYFEETTQAGEPMFRYLLPFSADESCLQCHGDPDQAPAYIQELFPRETDQAYHYELGEIIGAASISIPMEDLYRQIYTNLRFDLLVTGGTFLALITCLGFLIRLTVTRPLSQLGAAIGGIMRTGRFDEQIPGRGRDEIGHLIEVFNDMTTHLREKTNELEESERRFRLLTENARDGIISFLANGQIILFNRQAEKIFGYSKREAIGMTISELIHPECASLHELGAQEYLRIHSAELMKTIRRIPGRRRDGSAMPIELALSLTESDGHIFYTAIVRV; from the coding sequence ATGAATTTTTTCCGCAATCTCGGCCTGCTCGCCAAGATCTCCGTGATCGTGGTCGCCATCCTGACGCTTTTTCTCGGCTTCAACGCCCTGATCAACTATCGCCAGCAAAAAAGCATCATCCTCGAAGAAGCCTTGATGAAGGCGCGCGGCGCCGCCTACCATGCCGTGCAGGCGCGCGAATATCTCTCGGCCGAATACCTGGAGGGGGGCATCGAGCTTTCGCGCGAGCGCTACGGCCTGATTCCGGTGGTCGCCTCCAACCGCATCGGCCTGTTGGTGGCGCAGGATCTCGGCTACCACATTCGCCAGACCTCGGATCGCTACCGCAATCCCGACAACGCCCCGGACGCCTTTGAGGCCGAGGCGCTCAAGGCTTTTCGCGCCGAGCACAGCCTGCTGGAATATTTCGAGGAAACCACCCAGGCGGGCGAACCCATGTTCCGCTACCTGCTGCCGTTCAGCGCCGACGAGAGCTGCCTGCAATGCCACGGCGATCCCGATCAGGCACCGGCGTACATTCAGGAGCTGTTTCCGCGCGAGACCGACCAGGCCTACCACTACGAACTCGGTGAAATCATCGGCGCCGCCTCCATCAGCATCCCCATGGAGGATCTCTACCGCCAGATCTACACCAATCTACGCTTTGACCTGTTGGTGACCGGTGGCACCTTCCTGGCCCTGATCACCTGTCTGGGCTTTCTCATTCGCCTCACCGTGACCCGCCCTCTCTCGCAACTCGGCGCGGCCATCGGAGGCATCATGCGGACCGGACGCTTCGATGAGCAGATCCCCGGCCGCGGGCGCGACGAAATCGGGCACCTCATCGAGGTGTTCAACGACATGACCACGCATCTGCGCGAAAAAACCAATGAGCTTGAGGAGTCCGAACGGCGCTTCCGCCTGCTCACCGAAAACGCCCGCGACGGCATCATCTCCTTTTTGGCCAACGGCCAGATCATCCTCTTCAACCGTCAGGCCGAGAAAATCTTTGGTTACAGCAAACGCGAAGCCATCGGCATGACCATCAGCGAGCTAATTCACCCGGAATGCGCCTCCCTTCATGAACTCGGCGCCCAGGAGTACCTGCGGATTCACTCCGCCGAACTGATGAAAACCATCCGACGCATCCCGGGACGGCGCCGCGACGGCTCAGCCATGCCCATCGAGCTGGCGCTCTCCCTTACCGAATCGGACGGGCACATCTTTTACACCGCGATTGTGCGGGTGTAG